One part of the Silurus meridionalis isolate SWU-2019-XX chromosome 26, ASM1480568v1, whole genome shotgun sequence genome encodes these proteins:
- the lingo1b gene encoding LOW QUALITY PROTEIN: leucine-rich repeat and immunoglobulin-like domain-containing nogo receptor-interacting protein 1-B (The sequence of the model RefSeq protein was modified relative to this genomic sequence to represent the inferred CDS: inserted 2 bases in 1 codon): protein MTFLVTSRMVAGMVSGHSYLVACWQPILILMLGTVLSGSTTGCPSRCECNAQERSVLCHRRKLVALPEGIPIETRLLDLSKNRLKAINPEEFINYPHLEDLQLNENVISVIEPGAFSNLFGLRTLGLRNNKLKLIQLGVFTGLSNLTRLDISENKIVILLDFMFQDLYNLKELEVGDSELVFISHRAFHGLTSLEQLTMERCNMTLVPTEAFSHLHNLLVLKLWHFNVNLIREFSFRRLYRLKVLEIANWPFLKALTDKSLHGLNITTLSVTHCNLTAIPYVAIQHLVYLRXLNFSFNPIEVVEGNKLHNLMRLQVFDLVGGRLVTIEPYSFRGLNYLKVLNISSNSLSTLEESAFHSVGNLETLALYDNPLACDCRLLWVFRRRWRLNFNKQQPSCATPEFVQGKEFKDFPDILPANYFTCQKSKIRDHKALQRFVDEGTTVHFACQADGDPTPVIMWQSPRKQFITTKSIGRLSVSLDGTLEVRYAQIQDNGTYTCIATNAGGNDTKLAHLHVHSYSPNWPHQPNKTFAFISNQPNDSGANETGRSVPFPFDMKTLIIATTMGFISFLGVVLFCLVLLFLWSRGKGNAKPNIEIEYVPRRVEGQTSPTEETHKIRMKMM, encoded by the exons GTAACCAGCAGAATGGTGGCTGGCATGGTGAGTGGGCACAGCTACCTGGTGGCATGCTGGCAGCCCATTCTTATCCTAATGCTGGGCACTGTGCTGTCAGGTTCCACAACAGGATGCCCGTCACGCTGTGAGTGCAATGCCCAGGAGCGCTCTGTTCTGTGCCACCGCAGGAAGCTGGTAGCCCTTCCAGAGGGAATTCCTATTGAGACACGACTGTTGGACCTGAGCAAAAACCGCCTGAAAGCCATCAACCCGGAGGAGTTCATCAACTATCCCCACCTGGAGGACCTGCAGCTTAATGAGAACGTCATCTCAGTCATCGAGCCAGGTGCATTCAGTAATCTCTTTGGATTACGGACGTTAGGACTGCGCAACAACAAACTGAAGCTCATTCAGCTGGGCGTGTTTACTGGTTTGAGCAACCTCACCAGACTGGATATAAGTGAGAACAAAATAGTTATCTTGCTGGATTTCATGTTTCAGGACCTTTACAATCTAAAAGAACTGGAAGTGGGAGATAGTGAGCTGGTCTTCATCTCTCATCGAGCCTTTCATGGGCTCACCAGTTTAGAGCAGCTCACCATGGAGAGGTGCAACATGACCTTGGTGCCCACAGAGGCCTTTAGCCATCTGCATAACCTGTTGGTACTCAAGTTGTGGCATTTTAATGTCAACCTCATTAGGGAGTTTTCCTTTAGGAGACTCTACCGACTGAAAGTGTTAGAGATAGCAAATTGGCCCTTTCTCAAAGCCTTGACAGATAAGTCCCTCCACGGACTCAACATTACAACACTGAGTGTCACACACTGCAACCTCACTGCCATCCCTTATGTGGCCATCCAGCACCTTGTGTACCTGCG TCTAAATTTTTCATTCAATCCCATAGAGGTTGTGGAGGGCAACAAACTGCACAACTTGATGAGGCTGCAGGTATTTGACTTAGTCGGGGGTCGATTGGTCACTATTGAGCCTTACTCTTTCCGAGGTCTGAACTACCTTAAGGTTCTCAACATTTCCAGCAATAGCTTGAGCACTTTAGAAGAGTCTGCCTTCCACTCGGTCGGTAATCTTGAGACCCTGGCGCTATATGACAACCCCTTGGCATGCGACTGCCGCTTGTTATGGGTTTTCCGCCGGCGCTGGAGGCTCAATTTCAACAAGCAGCAGCCATCTTGTGCTACACCTGAGTTTGTGCAAGGAAAAGAGTTTAAAGATTTCCCGGATATCCTCCCTGCAAATTACTTCACCTGCCAGAAATCTAAGATTCGTGACCACAAAGCCCTCCAGAGATTTGTGGATGAAGGGACCACAGTTCATTTCGCATGCCAGGCGGATGGGGACCCGACCCCTGTGATCATGTGGCAGTCTCCTCGGAAACAATTCATCactaccaaaagtattggacgTCTGTCAGTGTCTCTGGACGGCACCTTGGAAGTACGATATGCCCAAATACAGGACAACGGCACTTATACATGTATTGCGACCAATGCAGGGGGTAATGACACCAAGCTTGCTCATTTACATGTCCATAGTTATTCACCCAACTGGCCCCATCAGCCTAATAAAACCTTTGCTTTTATCTCCAACCAGCCCAATGACAGTGGTGCCAATGAGACTGGTAGATCAGTCCCATTTCCATTTGATATGAAGACTCTTATCATTGCGACGACTATGGGATTTATTTCTTTCCTTGGagtggttttgttttgtcttgttctcctttttctttGGAGTCGGGGGAAAGGTAATGCCAAGCCAAACATCGAAATTGAGTATGTGCCACGTAGAGTAGAAGGGCAGACCAGTCCTACTGAGGAAACCCATAAGATCAGAATGAAAATGATGTAA